From the Pseudodesulfovibrio indicus genome, the window GCCGCGGGCGTGGTCGAGGAGATGGCCCGGGTGGCGGGCGGCGAGGCGGCCCTGTTCGCCTCGGCGGCGTTCCTGCCGTTCCTGGTGGGGCTGGTGGCCGGCATCAACGTGGCCTTTGTCGGCGCGACCTTCCCGCTGCTGCTCGGCGTGCTGGCTTCGCTGGGCATGCAGGACCAGATGATCCCGTACATCGTCCTGGCCACCTTCTGCGGGTTCACCGGGGTCATGATCTCGCCCATCCACATCTGCTTCATCCTGACCTGCGAGTACTTCCAGTGCGATCTGGCCAGCACCTGGCGCAAGGTGGTGGGGCCGTGCCTGGTTTTCCTGGCGTCGGGCGTGGGGCTGTTCTTCCTCTATGTCTAAGGGGGTCGGAATTCCTTGCTCCTTGGTGGGTTTTTAGGTAGATGGCTAACTTTGCCGAGGGGACCATACCAACTTTGAGAGGGAGCCGTTCATGAGCCGATACGGGCACATTTTCACCGAGGACATCTTGCGCACCATCTTTCCGCAGGAGCGGACCGAAGCCTTTTTCGACGCCTTGTTCGGCGACGCCGAAGAAGGAAGCTACGACATCGCCCTGGCCTATGCGGGCGATTCGGGCGAGCAGCTCGATTTCGAGTTGCGGCTGACCCAGCGTCCCGGCAAGTGTCTGGCCTGCAACCTGACCTACGGGCTGCCCCAG encodes:
- a CDS encoding pancreas/duodenum homeobox protein 1, whose product is MSRYGHIFTEDILRTIFPQERTEAFFDALFGDAEEGSYDIALAYAGDSGEQLDFELRLTQRPGKCLACNLTYGLPQVFSRHPIINVGGIAEEVAKHAGSDAAAWQLGTTREISRELHVIPLTITLG